In Pongo abelii isolate AG06213 chromosome X, NHGRI_mPonAbe1-v2.0_pri, whole genome shotgun sequence, one DNA window encodes the following:
- the TCEAL2 gene encoding transcription elongation factor A protein-like 2, which translates to MEKLFNENEGMPSNQGKIENEEQPPDEGKPEVACTLEDKKLENEGKTENKGKRDEEPLKDKEKPESAGKAKGEGKSERKGKSQMEGGSEREGKPERGGRAEGEGEPDSEREPESEGEPESETRAAGKRPAEDDIPRKAKRKTNKGLAQYLKQYKEAIHDMNFSNEDMIREFDNMARVEDKRRKSKQKLGAFLWMQRNLQDPFYPRGPREFRGGCRAPRRDTEDIPYV; encoded by the coding sequence ATGGAAAAACTCTTCAATGAAAATGAAGGAATGCCTTCGAACCAAGGAAAGATAGAAAATGAAGAACAGCCACCGGACGAGGGAAAGCCAGAAGTAGCTTGTACTCTGGAAGACAAGAAGTTAGAAAACgagggaaagacagaaaacaagggCAAGAGAGATGAGGAACCgttaaaggataaagaaaagcCAGAGAGTGCGGGAAAggcaaaaggagaaggaaagtcagagaggaagggaaagtCACAGATGGAGGGAGGatcagagagagagggaaagccagagagagggggaagggcAGAGGGTGAAGGAGAGCCAGACAGTGAaagagagccagagagtgaggGAGAGCCAGAAAGTGAAACAAGGGCTGCAGGAAAGCGCCCAGCTGAGGATGATAtacccaggaaagccaaaagaaaaaccaACAAGGGGCTGGCTCAGTACCTCAAGCAATATAAGGAAGCCATACATGATATGAATTTCAGCAATGAGGACATGATAAGAGAATTTGACAACATGGCTAGGGTGGaggataaaaggagaaaaagcaaacagaaattgGGGGCGTTTTTGTGGATGCAAAGAAATTTACAGGACCCCTTCTATCCTAGGGGTCCAAGGGAATTCAGGGGTGGCTGCAGGGCCCCACGAAGGGACACTGAAGACATTCCTTATGTGTAG